GTGCGTTTTTCAGTTTCTGGTGGTCGGAAGCCAGAGGCGGTTGTCACGGAGACGAGCTCCTCCGGCGAGACTAACCGAAGTTCGGGGTCGATGAAACTGACCTATTTGGAGGTatgtttttttgtattcttgACCTTATCTGACAGTTATGGTAATTCACTCACTGTTTATTTGGGGAAAATTGGAGCAGGGGAATAGTTGGTTGCTGGTTGTGGATGGCCTCAACATTCTTGTGGATCCAATCTTGGTTGGCAACTTGGATTTTGGGGTTCCTTTGTTATACGACGGTGCCAAAAAAGTTGTGAAGAATTTTCAGGTACTTGATCTTCTCGCCCGTTTGGAATTTGCTCCAGAGTGTCTATACTTTTAAATTTAGTTAATGGGCTATCCTTTATATTTCCTGATGTTATAGTAGTTCGAGAGAATTAACTGATCTTGTGAAAATGATTGAGGCACTACTGTTTTTCTGCTGATCTATTAGCTGGCTAGTAGTACCTATCTGAATAGTGAAATTGGATTAGTAGTTAACGGATGGCGTACTCAATCAATGGCTAACTTTGGGGGAGATATGCACTCCATTGATGTCTTCTTCATATCGAACTTGGTTTGTTCCCGTAAGATGGATTATCTTAACTTCAGTAAGGTAACATTTTAGAGAAATCCAGATAAAGAATTACATGGTTCTTTCTGTGTATTGTGGATTGCCTTGCAAGTGCATTTCACATAACTCAATAACCTATCATGGATTTTTGTAAGATGCCAAACTTCCATATAAGTTGAAGGAGACACGGGATCAGATGTACATAATACTAGAATAACACCAAGAATCTGTCAGTACACGATGCCAACAAATCTTTGCCTATCCCCGATGTTTTGATAGGCTCCTGATATTCTGTTGAACTAAAACTGAGAGATTAGTGTATCATACCAGTCATCATCTCATGTTTGGTACCAGAATCAATTGTGCTTCTCTGTGAAGTGTGAAAGTTGACAAGCAtgttttttaattgttttgttgATTGTGGCAGCTGAACAGTCTATCAGATACCGATTGCCTGCTAATCACTCAAAGCCTTGATGATCACTGCCATGTGCGGACTCTGAAGCCACTATCAAGAATGCTTCCTGATTTAAAAGTTGTATCAACCCCCAATGCAGAGCCAATCCTCAGTGAGTTGTTCAAAAATGTAAGTGAAATTTGATGTTTCGTATCTCACATCAAGAAAATAGTTTGGCAGTAATTTATAGAAAATTTAGTGTCATTCTTCCAAAATCATTCTTTCAGGAAGCTGCTTCAAGTAATTATGTACAAATTAGATATTTAGATGTGTAAGTTTTGGATATTAAATGGTTTATGAGCAAGTTGGTTGCAGAGCTCCAGTGAACATCATATTATTCTCTGAATCACCATGTTCAGTTCTTTCACCATCGTAATTTGTTTGACATTCTAAGATTTTGTCAAAACAGCACTATTAAATGGATGGACTTGTACTACCTGCACATAACAAAGCTGTAGCTGCTGTTCTTGATCGACCTACTGGAATTTGCTCTAGCATAATGATGAAGACCCATTATCTAATTTCTGTTGAACTTTGTGACTCGTGTGTGCAAGCAATATAGATAAGAATGAGATTGTTGACATTACACCGTTCAAACGGATGACTTTTAACACTTTTGTAATAACTCATTCTGATGCTTTTCCTCATTCGTCAATGTCATTTGCATTTTGCTTGGTGAACTGTTTAATAGGAACAAAGATGAACATTTATGACGATGGAATCATTGGTAAGCTTGTGCTGTCAACGCTCAATCTTATAAATCAATTTGTTAGTCCACTTGAATGTTTTGATAATTCTTTTAGAGATCCAGTTCCAAAAACAGGTCCCAGATATTAAAATGTTTATGTAATTCTAAATTGTTTTTTGAAGATATGCAGGTCACGTATTTGGAGCCAGGAGAAAGTTCTGAAATAGAAGGGAAGAATGGATCCAAAGTCACTGTTCGTGCTTCTGCAGGACCTATACTTGGTCCTCCGTGGCAGCGTCCAGAGAATGGGTAAACTTGCATTTTTGAAAGAGACTGATGGCCTATTTAGCTGATGCTAAAACCATGTTATATAGTTGGTCTTGGTGGCAGAATAAATTCTGTCAAACTAGTTCTCTTGTTAAGACCAAATAGTTGACATGGTTTTACAATTATTTAGATGAGTAGCCGtatgtcatttttttccttgcttgATATATGCATCCTTGTTAGTCCTTATTCTTCATCTTAATGATGGTTTTAAAATGCTTTCAGGTACTTTATTgtttcccaagaaaaacaattaAGCATTTACGTTGAGCCACATTGTGTATACGATGAGTCATCCTTGCAAAATAATAAGGCTGACATAGTTATCACACCAGTTAAAAAGCAACTACTTCCTGCATTCACTCTGGTTTCAGGACAAGAGGATGCTGTCAAGCTAGCATGCTTACTTGGTGCCAGGTACTATCTGTTCTTTACAATAAGGAAACTTCAATGCAGATTTACTTTTGTGATTTGATTATGACCCATACCATATTGCCTTCCAGATTCGTTGTGCCAATGAATAATGGAGATCTTGAGGCCAAAGGCATTCTTTCTACAATCTTGCGATCTGAAGGGACAGTCGACTCGTTTAAGGTGAGATTTATGTCTGCTGAAAGGAGTATTGAACGTATGTTGAAACATTTTTGCACAAGATGCATCAAAGTAGCATCTTGGAGATTTTTTGTCATCTTTGTATCAGTCCCTAGTGTAGCTGTTGGCAATTTTTGGGGGaggtttttggaaaaaaaaaatcattttccaaaaagtGGCTTCACAAGAAATTtggagatttaaaaaaatataataaagatTACAGATTAAATGAATATTCAGAACAAAACGAAATTGGAAAAACTAACACACAGGCATCAAATTTGACAAAgcatctttcttctcttttccttgtcTTCAAGTCCAGTGAATAATTTAGCACTTCTTGGTGTGCCTTCATGGCAGAATCTGATAGGGATTTAATTGATCTTAGATTGTGTATCGAAGAAAATGGGAAGTCCATTACACTATGCTGATCTTTGTCGCTGTTAATGTGCTTGTGTCAGTGAACTGCAACTATTATTATTGCCTGAATATATTACCATAAGCTTATATTGAAATGAGAACTGTTGGTTACTCTGAATTACCAAATTAAGCTATATAAAAGAGACTCATATGACTGAAGGTACGGGCGCTGATATCTTCATTAAGTTTCGAACATTGTTTCTACATGGAGGCACATCGAATGGGAGTTTAACTGGAGCATTCCTGTGACATAGAGATTAAGCCTATTAATGGATGTTTGATGGATATTATAGCATTGCAATCATGAGGGAATGATAATTGTACTTGAGATATGTCTTCTTAGGCCATCTCAATAATGTTCATGTCACTTAACatcttgtttccattttcattttaatatgaAAACCCGCTGGTTGTCAACAGGAACTTTTATCAAGAGAGCTGCCTGGTGCTCAGGTACTTGAACCAACACCAGGTGTTCCATTGGAGATACCACCGCTATGATCGACTTGTCCAGTACAGTAATTTGATTTGCTCCACATATTTGAAAAAGTGGGTGTCATCCACTATTTGCGTCTGACCtgtagaaaaaaaagaaaaaacgaaaatctTGTTTATTACCTGCATTCTGGACCTACATCTGAGGATCTCCTCTTTCCGTTGTTGCCTTGCACAGGACCAACTCCATTTCAGCACTGTGCCTAGTGGCACAGCATGATAAGGGTGTTCATCAGCAAGTTGGGCCAGCTTTAGGTCCACTTGAGCcttaaggggttgtttggcaactGTTACTGTTCTATGTATTTACTTCAAAAATTGGGGCAGATACATGGAATCATAACTAACATCCTGTTATTGTTGCTGAACAGCTATTAAGAGGCTGTTCCATAAATATGTCTTAAaaattgggatagattcataaaacagttttttgggtgttccatgaatatgtATCAATcttttgggcagattcatacAACAGTTGCAAACTGTTCTCGTTCTCATTGACTAAAGGACCCACCTACTGGCCCTCCCTGGATCTGCCTCTATATCATATGCACGCTTTAGACGATCTTATAGGAGTGTAAATGATCTGAGCTTGCCTGGTTCGAGCTCAACTTCTCAAGAACAAggaatctgttttttttttttttttttcaactagaaagaatgttttttaaataaggGAGCCGAGCAGCTCGAAATCCTGTGCATCCCCAGTGATGAAATTACACATGGAGGGCCAATTTGTTAATGAACATGGCCATTTTGTTTATCCTTTATAGAGATCGATTTAATAGTTCAACAATTCCCTTTTCTTGATGCAAATGGGAAAGACATATCAGAAATTATAAAGCGTCTCTCAAGCGTGTCAGAAATTATATAGGAGGCATAACCAGGCTACATAATGGGCGAGGTATGCTACAGCCTTATGTTGCATGGTGAGCTCGAGAATGGGTCCTAGTGAAAAAAGACGCAGATGGAGCCGCTGCCATGCAAGATGCAGTCATGCTTCTTTTCGCTTTATCTGCCATTAGAAGGAAATCATCCAACTGCACTATGCTTTGTACATTTGAAGTTGATGAATGtgtttatgatattttattGAGTAAAAAACATGGGTGGGATCACTTATTTTGGACATTAATTTATACATGGTCCCTTCatgaataaaaaacagaaactcAGATTTTATGAGAACTTAGATGGTAAAAACCCAAAgccttttaaataaaataattttggtATGCTTTTCAATATAGAGATGGAGTTTGAACTTGCGAATTGCGTCTGAAATTTTCAGACTCCACCCCTCCTATCAAGTAAGGTGTTCGAATGACAGtcgaaagaagaaaaacaaaaaggaagaagcaaagAAAGGGGTCGGCCACCGGAAAAGACGACATCCCACTTACCATTCCCCATTGAAGACAGTACAAGTGTTAG
This window of the Nymphaea colorata isolate Beijing-Zhang1983 chromosome 2, ASM883128v2, whole genome shotgun sequence genome carries:
- the LOC116249212 gene encoding uncharacterized protein LOC116249212 isoform X1, with protein sequence MAMAFLCHSALSAPKIRKTTFLFPSSSSTSQSRGSVPWQRKPPIFSSCTSVRFSVSGGRKPEAVVTETSSSGETNRSSGSMKLTYLEGNSWLLVVDGLNILVDPILVGNLDFGVPLLYDGAKKVVKNFQLNSLSDTDCLLITQSLDDHCHVRTLKPLSRMLPDLKVVSTPNAEPILSELFKNVTYLEPGESSEIEGKNGSKVTVRASAGPILGPPWQRPENGYFIVSQEKQLSIYVEPHCVYDESSLQNNKADIVITPVKKQLLPAFTLVSGQEDAVKLACLLGARFVVPMNNGDLEAKGILSTILRSEGTVDSFKELLSRELPGAQVLEPTPGVPLEIPPL
- the LOC116249212 gene encoding uncharacterized protein LOC116249212 isoform X2, with the translated sequence MAMAFLCHSALSAPKIRKTTFLFPSSSSTSQSRGSVPWQRKPPIFSSCTSVRFSVSGGRKPEAVVTETSSSGETNRSSGSMKLTYLEGNSWLLVVDGLNILVDPILVGNLDFGVPLLYDGAKKVVKNFQLNSLSDTDCLLITQSLDDHCHVRTLKPLSRMLPDLKVVSTPNAEPILSELFKNVTYLEPGESSEIEGKNGSKVTVRASAGPILGPPWQRPENGYFIVSQEKQLSIYVEPHCVYDESSLQNNKADIVITPVKKQLLPAFTLVSGQEDAVKLACLLGARFVVPMNNGDLEAKGILSTILRSEGTVDSFKVRALISSLSFEHCFYMEAHRMGV